A window of Ranitomeya variabilis isolate aRanVar5 chromosome 2, aRanVar5.hap1, whole genome shotgun sequence contains these coding sequences:
- the COPS9 gene encoding COP9 signalosome complex subunit 9: protein MKPAVDEMFPEGAGPYVDLDEAGGSTGLLMDLAANEKAVHLDYFNDFGDLFDDEDIQ from the exons ATGAAGCCGGCTGTGGATGAGATGTTCCCGGAGGGAGCCGGTCCGTATGTGGACCTGGATGAG GCTGGAGGAAGCACAGGTCTTCTGATGGACCTTGCTGCCAATGAGAAGGCCGTACATCTAGATTACTTTAATG attttgGGGACCTGTTTGATGATGAGGACATCCAGTAA